In Thermithiobacillus tepidarius DSM 3134, a single genomic region encodes these proteins:
- a CDS encoding universal stress protein, which translates to MNDGHVEPASTVLLPLDGTRQSLAALPVARRMAELAGATLHIVHAAESTLAPDELRERLVLDADTLAGAVLDAVTGAPAAGIVRLAAERHSLLIVMAMHEGRPDADSGLGSVAEGVLRTAPCPVLLVPPERLPAAWRLEQVLLPQDGTPGTATAIGPTIHLAHRAGAELLVLHVAGPAMAASEEAGALTVPRYMDQPQHEWPAWSREFLDRVRGMCHFPAELDLKLFLAKGEPGAEILRLAAERDADLIVLPWHGSLAPDRALILKAVIRDAPCPVLVLPFKVAADSG; encoded by the coding sequence ATGAATGACGGCCATGTGGAGCCGGCCTCAACCGTGCTCCTGCCCCTGGACGGCACGCGCCAATCCCTGGCGGCCCTGCCCGTCGCCCGCAGAATGGCCGAGCTGGCCGGCGCCACGCTGCACATCGTGCATGCCGCCGAAAGTACCCTGGCGCCGGACGAGCTGCGCGAACGCCTCGTCCTGGATGCCGACACGCTGGCCGGCGCCGTCCTGGACGCGGTCACGGGCGCGCCGGCCGCCGGCATCGTGCGCCTGGCGGCCGAGCGGCACAGCCTACTCATCGTCATGGCCATGCACGAAGGCCGGCCCGACGCCGACAGCGGCCTGGGCTCGGTGGCCGAAGGGGTCCTGCGCACGGCGCCGTGTCCCGTGCTGCTGGTGCCCCCGGAGCGCCTGCCGGCGGCGTGGCGGCTGGAGCAGGTCCTCCTGCCCCAGGACGGCACGCCCGGCACCGCCACCGCCATTGGCCCGACCATCCACCTGGCGCACCGCGCCGGCGCGGAGCTCCTGGTGCTGCACGTGGCGGGTCCGGCGATGGCGGCGTCCGAGGAAGCCGGGGCGCTGACCGTGCCCCGCTACATGGACCAGCCGCAGCATGAATGGCCCGCCTGGAGCCGGGAGTTTCTCGATCGCGTGCGCGGCATGTGCCACTTCCCGGCGGAGCTGGATTTGAAGCTCTTCCTGGCCAAGGGCGAGCCGGGCGCCGAGATTCTGCGCCTGGCCGCGGAGCGCGATGCCGATCTGATCGTCCTGCCCTGGCACGGCAGCCTGGCGCCGGATCGGGCGCTCATCCTCAAGGCGGTGATCCGGGATGCCCCATGCCCGGTGCTGGTGCTGCCGTTCAAGGTGGCGGCGGACTCGGGCTAA
- a CDS encoding glycoside hydrolase family 65 protein, whose protein sequence is MDDARTQAMPATDCAFAPTADPAWLLVEEGFTLAREHEIESLFAVSNGYVGTRGSLAEGSPLSAPATFVAGIFDCDPGDPVPALAVAPDWMQLRGSVDGSEVKLDQSTTLAHRRILDLKQGIFWREWLFQDPSGRISRLHGLRFASLADRHVLVQSMLFTPVNHSGRVHLEIGLDPPADEPGRVELMPAAPAGGAAAGPAQQLVLRTRRGTAVIFAAVNRLRVCGSAAAAPLQRARHESGETWTLDVEMGRTYRFDRVVVVYTSRDVPQPEQAATQHLERLRSVDTDALIAAHVHAWAARWQHAEVAVAGDDAAQRALRFACYHLIAAANAEDERVSIGARALTGASYKGHVFWDTEIFMLPFYVFTDPPTARALLMYRYHTLPAARAKAQRLGYRGALYAWESADTGEEVTPLYAIAPDGQVLQVLSGQQEQHISADIAYAVWQYWQATHDADFLLHAGAEIIFETARFWASRVEPGADGRDHIRRIMGPDEYHEGVDDNAYTNTMAQWNLECALELAALLEKCWPAQWAGLAGRLGLDEAELRQWRDTARRLYTGVDPQTGLIEQFRGYYQLEDIDLSACERGLAMDVLLGQARVQQSRIVKQADVLMLVHLLWERIPPAARVANFRFYEPRTAHGSSLSPAIHALLAARLGDTELALSYFRQAAEIDLSNKMGNAAGGVHAAALGGLWQAAVFGFAGMDLRPDGLAFAPHLPAGWQALSFAVQWRGRRLRVRIEPALVELGAEGPAPLMVAVADAAPVKLAPGQRRRWQRVARDSWKEVPHE, encoded by the coding sequence ATGGACGACGCCCGAACGCAAGCCATGCCCGCCACGGACTGCGCCTTTGCCCCCACCGCCGATCCCGCCTGGCTGCTCGTGGAAGAGGGCTTCACGCTGGCCCGGGAGCACGAGATCGAGTCCCTCTTTGCCGTGTCCAACGGCTATGTCGGCACGCGCGGCTCGCTGGCCGAAGGCAGCCCGCTCTCGGCGCCGGCCACCTTCGTCGCCGGCATCTTCGACTGCGACCCCGGCGATCCCGTGCCGGCGCTGGCGGTGGCGCCCGACTGGATGCAATTGCGCGGCAGCGTGGATGGCAGCGAGGTGAAGCTCGACCAGAGCACGACCCTGGCGCATCGCCGCATCCTCGACCTCAAGCAGGGCATCTTCTGGCGCGAGTGGCTGTTCCAGGATCCGAGCGGGCGCATCAGCCGCCTGCACGGCCTGCGCTTCGCCTCCCTGGCCGACCGCCACGTCCTGGTGCAATCCATGCTGTTCACGCCCGTCAATCACAGCGGCCGCGTGCACCTGGAGATCGGCCTCGATCCCCCCGCCGACGAGCCCGGCCGGGTGGAGCTGATGCCCGCGGCCCCCGCCGGCGGGGCTGCGGCCGGCCCGGCGCAACAGCTGGTGCTGCGCACCCGCCGCGGGACGGCAGTGATCTTCGCCGCCGTCAACCGGCTGCGCGTCTGCGGCAGCGCGGCGGCGGCGCCGCTGCAGCGCGCCCGCCACGAGAGCGGGGAGACCTGGACGCTGGACGTGGAAATGGGCCGGACCTACCGCTTCGACCGGGTGGTGGTGGTGTACACCTCGCGCGACGTGCCGCAGCCGGAGCAAGCGGCCACGCAGCATCTGGAGCGGCTGCGATCCGTCGATACGGATGCCCTCATTGCGGCTCACGTGCATGCCTGGGCGGCCCGCTGGCAGCACGCCGAGGTGGCCGTGGCGGGCGACGACGCGGCCCAGCGGGCGCTGCGCTTCGCCTGCTATCACTTGATCGCCGCCGCCAACGCCGAGGACGAGCGCGTCTCCATCGGCGCCCGCGCCCTCACCGGGGCGTCCTACAAGGGGCACGTGTTCTGGGACACCGAGATCTTCATGCTGCCCTTCTACGTCTTTACCGATCCACCCACCGCCCGTGCCCTGCTCATGTACCGCTATCACACCCTGCCCGCCGCCCGCGCCAAGGCCCAGCGCCTGGGCTATCGCGGGGCGCTCTACGCCTGGGAATCGGCGGACACGGGCGAGGAGGTGACGCCGCTCTACGCCATCGCCCCGGACGGCCAGGTGCTGCAGGTGCTATCCGGCCAGCAGGAGCAGCATATCAGCGCCGACATCGCCTACGCGGTCTGGCAGTACTGGCAGGCCACCCACGACGCGGACTTCCTGCTGCACGCCGGCGCCGAGATCATCTTCGAAACGGCGCGCTTCTGGGCCAGCCGGGTCGAGCCGGGCGCGGATGGCCGCGACCACATCCGCCGAATCATGGGCCCGGACGAGTATCACGAGGGCGTGGACGACAACGCCTACACCAACACCATGGCCCAGTGGAATCTCGAATGCGCCCTGGAGCTGGCCGCACTGCTCGAAAAATGCTGGCCGGCGCAATGGGCGGGGCTGGCCGGCCGCCTCGGATTGGACGAGGCGGAGCTGCGCCAGTGGCGGGACACCGCCCGGCGCCTCTACACCGGCGTCGATCCGCAGACCGGCTTGATCGAGCAGTTCCGCGGCTACTATCAACTGGAGGACATCGACCTCTCGGCCTGCGAACGCGGGCTGGCCATGGACGTGCTCCTGGGCCAGGCGCGCGTCCAGCAGTCCCGCATCGTCAAGCAGGCGGACGTGCTCATGCTCGTCCATCTGCTGTGGGAGCGCATCCCGCCGGCGGCGCGGGTCGCCAACTTCCGCTTCTACGAGCCGCGCACCGCCCACGGCAGCTCGCTCAGTCCGGCGATCCACGCCCTGCTGGCCGCGCGCCTGGGGGATACGGAGCTGGCGCTCAGCTATTTCCGCCAGGCGGCCGAGATCGACCTGTCCAACAAGATGGGCAACGCGGCGGGCGGCGTGCATGCGGCGGCGCTGGGCGGACTGTGGCAGGCCGCCGTGTTCGGCTTCGCCGGCATGGATCTGCGCCCGGATGGACTGGCCTTTGCCCCCCACCTGCCCGCCGGCTGGCAGGCCTTGAGCTTTGCGGTGCAGTGGCGCGGCCGCCGCTTGCGGGTGCGCATCGAGCCGGCGCTGGTCGAGCTCGGGGCCGAGGGGCCGGCGCCGCTCATGGTCGCCGTCGCCGACGCCGCGCCGGTGAAACTCGCGCCCGGGCAACGGCGGCGCTGGCAGCGCGTCGCCCGGGACAGCTGGAAGGAGGTACCGCATGAATGA